From Oenococcus sicerae, the proteins below share one genomic window:
- a CDS encoding N-acetylmuramoyl-L-alanine amidase, with protein MKKISSFVINHIKKSRPRQLIAGILTLIVIGLAIFKIGSFFTESKITAQSINLCSSPSPKSSIVSRLNQGKRIKVISKNKNTSWWYVASGNQKGWVASWLIDQSSYNAKTDGRLAETTIVLDPGHGGIDSGTLAANGAMEKSYTLLTALKTYRLLKAEKVNVIMTRKSNKTVSLAHRVDLSNRVKANLYISFHFNSAGVQNAAQGYEVFKYHHNADKFAISLDKRFNNLPLYDRGVAYGNFEVLRDNTRPAILIEMGFMDNDDDFAYIQKASYQEKIARDILQNAKSYFN; from the coding sequence ATGAAAAAAATAAGCAGTTTCGTGATCAATCACATTAAAAAAAGCCGCCCGAGGCAGCTCATTGCTGGCATTTTAACGCTGATCGTGATTGGATTAGCAATTTTTAAAATTGGCAGTTTTTTTACCGAAAGCAAAATCACTGCGCAATCGATCAACTTGTGTTCATCGCCTTCCCCGAAAAGTAGTATCGTCAGTCGGCTTAATCAAGGAAAACGCATTAAGGTCATCAGCAAAAATAAAAATACCAGCTGGTGGTATGTCGCTAGCGGTAACCAAAAGGGATGGGTCGCTTCTTGGCTGATCGATCAAAGCAGTTACAATGCTAAAACAGACGGTCGTTTAGCCGAAACGACTATTGTTTTGGATCCAGGCCACGGCGGTATTGATTCCGGGACGCTGGCCGCCAATGGTGCGATGGAAAAAAGCTATACCCTGCTGACAGCTTTGAAAACTTATCGCTTATTGAAGGCAGAAAAAGTCAATGTGATCATGACGCGGAAAAGCAATAAGACTGTCTCTTTGGCTCACCGGGTCGATCTATCTAATCGTGTTAAGGCAAACCTTTATATTAGTTTTCATTTTAATTCAGCTGGTGTCCAAAATGCAGCCCAAGGATATGAAGTGTTCAAATACCATCACAATGCTGATAAATTTGCGATAAGTCTTGATAAGCGTTTTAACAATTTACCCTTGTATGATCGTGGTGTGGCTTATGGTAATTTTGAAGTTCTTAGAGACAATACACGACCGGCGATCTTGATCGAAATGGGTTTTATGGATAATGATGATGATTTTGCTTATATTCAAAAAGCCAGCTACCAAGAAAAAATTGCCCGGGATATTTTGCAAAACGCGAAAAGTTATTTTAACTAA
- a CDS encoding aldo/keto reductase, with product MQKTFQFDDDLTVNRLGYGTMQLPGKGVWGPAADPAAAVKVIDTAIDHGVNFIDTADAYGPLFANLYVKEALKQRPDAKVIVATKVGFTRQGPDQWTVVGRPAYLRQQVEENLYTLGLDHIDLLQLHRIDPEVDLADQINVLKDMQREGKIKHIGLSQVSVKQIKAVRKIVPIVSVQNRYNLVDRHDEDVLEYAEKHHIAFIPWFPLATGKLLDNKKLVKLTEKYHASPAQLALAWLLKRSEVILPIPGSANSEHVINNIAAQDIDLTDEDFKSLNKLGK from the coding sequence ATGCAGAAAACCTTTCAATTTGACGATGATCTGACGGTCAATCGTCTTGGTTACGGTACCATGCAGCTGCCTGGAAAAGGCGTTTGGGGACCAGCGGCCGATCCAGCTGCTGCAGTCAAAGTCATTGATACGGCAATTGATCACGGCGTTAACTTCATTGATACAGCAGACGCTTACGGCCCTTTGTTTGCTAATCTCTATGTTAAAGAAGCTTTAAAACAGCGTCCGGATGCCAAAGTCATCGTAGCCACAAAAGTCGGCTTCACGCGTCAAGGACCTGACCAATGGACTGTGGTTGGCCGACCAGCCTATTTGAGACAGCAAGTCGAAGAAAATCTTTACACGCTTGGATTGGATCATATTGACCTGCTCCAGCTGCATCGCATTGATCCAGAGGTTGATTTAGCCGATCAAATCAATGTTCTCAAAGATATGCAGCGGGAAGGCAAAATCAAACATATCGGTCTGAGCCAAGTCTCGGTCAAACAAATTAAGGCGGTCCGCAAGATCGTGCCGATCGTATCAGTGCAAAATCGTTACAACTTGGTCGATCGTCATGACGAAGACGTTTTGGAATATGCGGAAAAGCATCATATTGCATTTATTCCTTGGTTTCCATTAGCCACTGGCAAATTGCTAGACAACAAAAAACTCGTCAAGTTGACAGAAAAGTACCACGCTAGTCCAGCTCAGTTAGCCTTGGCTTGGCTTCTGAAACGCTCAGAAGTCATTCTACCGATTCCAGGAAGTGCTAATTCCGAGCACGTGATCAACAATATTGCAGCTCAAGATATCGACTTGACTGATGAAGATTTCAAAAGCTTAAATAAATTAGGAAAATAA
- a CDS encoding SAM-dependent methyltransferase, translated as MLEKNIYRHLLSRAFDIPVTVTYWDGKTEAYGNGEPQVGISFKEAIPVKQLTNQPTLTLGEAYMQGIIDIKGSIQELVASAYRNAGSFITDKGFAKFLPKMSHSEEASKKDIRKHYDIGNDFYRTWLDKTMTYSCAYFEHDDDSLETAQMNKVRHILYKLHPTAGGRLLDIGSGWGTLIIAAAKEFHLKTVGITLSQEQYDYTLEQIKANHLEDQVEVRMSDYRDVKDEKFDYITSVGMFEHVGKENLGLYFKTIQKLLTTNGRALIHGITGQHQGVGVDPFLNKYIFPGGYIPHVAENLVHIMEAGLQLTDLEPLRRHYQLTLEHWYHNYHKVFDQTAKLYGKDFARMWDLYLQGAAASFEAGNIDVMQFLLTNGPSGVKLPMTRNYIYEQETN; from the coding sequence ATGTTAGAAAAAAATATTTATCGCCATTTACTCAGCCGTGCATTTGATATTCCTGTAACGGTTACCTATTGGGATGGCAAAACGGAAGCATATGGAAATGGCGAACCACAGGTCGGTATCAGTTTTAAAGAAGCCATTCCTGTCAAGCAATTAACAAATCAGCCCACTTTGACATTGGGTGAAGCTTATATGCAAGGTATCATTGATATCAAGGGCAGCATTCAAGAATTAGTCGCTTCAGCTTATCGCAACGCTGGCAGCTTTATCACTGATAAGGGCTTTGCAAAATTTTTGCCAAAGATGTCGCATTCAGAAGAAGCTAGTAAAAAAGATATTCGTAAACACTATGATATTGGTAACGATTTTTATCGTACTTGGTTAGATAAAACGATGACTTATTCATGTGCTTACTTTGAACATGATGATGATTCCTTGGAAACGGCGCAAATGAACAAGGTGCGTCATATTCTCTATAAATTGCATCCAACTGCCGGTGGTCGTTTATTAGATATCGGCAGCGGCTGGGGGACCTTGATCATTGCTGCAGCCAAAGAATTTCACTTGAAAACAGTTGGCATTACGCTAAGCCAAGAACAGTACGATTACACTTTGGAACAGATCAAGGCGAATCACTTAGAAGATCAAGTCGAAGTTCGCATGTCGGATTACCGTGATGTCAAGGATGAAAAATTTGATTACATTACATCAGTTGGCATGTTTGAACATGTTGGCAAAGAGAATTTAGGACTGTATTTTAAAACGATTCAAAAATTGTTAACGACAAACGGCCGCGCTTTGATTCATGGCATTACCGGCCAGCACCAAGGTGTTGGCGTTGATCCTTTTTTGAATAAGTATATTTTCCCCGGCGGTTATATCCCGCATGTTGCTGAGAATCTCGTTCATATTATGGAAGCCGGCTTGCAGCTGACTGACTTAGAACCCTTGCGTCGCCACTATCAATTAACCTTGGAACATTGGTACCATAATTATCACAAAGTTTTCGATCAGACGGCCAAGCTTTATGGCAAGGACTTTGCACGTATGTGGGATCTGTATTTGCAAGGTGCTGCTGCTTCCTTTGAGGCTGGTAATATTGATGTCATGCAGTTTTTGCTGACAAACGGGCCTAGCGGTGTTAAATTGCCGATGACACGAAACTATATTTACGAACAAGAAACGAATTGA
- a CDS encoding Fur family transcriptional regulator yields MKKELKTALKLVKKAGMKVTNQRQDIISYLIDHQDHYVSITDIDKHMRQKYANMSYQTVYRNLQEFEDAHLVEQRPLAGGKFVKYQCDFNNLDHYHFICQICGRVIELKEMSADYFQDQVTGCKILKQQVEITGICDGCLAKQALVN; encoded by the coding sequence TTGAAAAAAGAGTTAAAAACTGCCTTAAAATTGGTTAAAAAAGCCGGTATGAAGGTCACTAATCAACGCCAAGATATTATCAGCTACTTGATAGATCATCAGGATCATTATGTTTCGATCACAGACATTGATAAACATATGCGTCAAAAATACGCCAATATGAGTTATCAAACTGTCTATCGCAACCTCCAAGAATTCGAAGATGCCCATCTCGTTGAGCAGCGGCCGCTGGCTGGCGGGAAATTTGTCAAATATCAGTGTGATTTCAATAATCTTGACCACTATCATTTTATTTGCCAAATTTGCGGCCGTGTGATCGAACTAAAAGAAATGAGTGCCGATTATTTTCAAGATCAAGTCACTGGTTGCAAAATACTTAAACAGCAGGTAGAGATCACAGGCATCTGCGACGGGTGTTTGGCTAAACAGGCGCTGGTCAACTGA
- a CDS encoding ABC transporter ATP-binding protein: MKQMTDFIEAKKISLSFSNHDIFSDLSFKIFKGDFFCLIGKNGVGKTTLIRTLLGQLHESSGQILFADQFKQSPSFGYVPQFRNIEADYPLSIRNFVSLRLYRSLRPWLSKSEHENVDLALKRLGILDIANRKMGSASGGEKQKAYLAQAILYDPQLLILDESTASLDTVSKIDVMNAVKNLNDKYETTVILISHDLPLVEKYGKHSLQLQGGNRYSYKTIH; the protein is encoded by the coding sequence TTGAAACAAATGACAGATTTTATTGAAGCAAAAAAAATATCACTCAGTTTTTCGAATCATGACATTTTTTCTGATCTTTCATTTAAAATTTTTAAAGGAGATTTTTTTTGTCTGATTGGCAAAAATGGTGTTGGCAAAACGACTTTAATTCGGACCCTGCTAGGCCAATTACATGAATCATCTGGTCAAATTCTATTCGCTGATCAATTTAAACAGTCGCCGTCATTTGGTTATGTACCGCAGTTTCGCAATATTGAAGCCGATTATCCTTTATCTATTCGCAATTTTGTCTCTTTACGACTTTATCGATCATTACGGCCTTGGCTTAGTAAAAGTGAACATGAAAATGTTGATCTCGCACTAAAAAGGCTTGGCATTTTGGACATTGCCAATCGTAAAATGGGGTCGGCTTCAGGAGGCGAAAAACAAAAAGCTTATCTAGCACAAGCGATTCTCTATGATCCACAATTATTGATTTTAGATGAATCAACGGCAAGTCTGGATACTGTTTCCAAAATCGATGTGATGAATGCAGTCAAAAATTTGAACGATAAATACGAGACAACGGTTATTTTGATCTCGCATGATCTGCCTTTGGTGGAAAAATATGGCAAACATTCTCTGCAGCTCCAAGGTGGTAATCGTTATTCATATAAAACGATTCATTAA
- a CDS encoding DegV family protein — protein sequence MIRVVTDSTAQLTEEEIARHHIIVVPLQITINNEALLDGIDISRADFSKELQESDVFPHTSQPSIGQFLSTYDELSKKGDTVISIHLSEVLSGTVNEARSAALQTAADVTVIDSGVTDRSLGYLVLRAAEMAEAGKSKEELLAKLAIQKKQTHLFCFVNSLDYLVKGGRASRAIGFFSSLIKLKLELIMENDQLKVLHKCRGQVSFQKLISDMLQSVVAEAKISQVGLSYVDSDEDVQRIAHFLHEHRPDIHVVTRLTSPIIMSHVGPRGFALMYDV from the coding sequence ATGATTAGAGTTGTCACGGATTCAACTGCGCAATTGACTGAAGAGGAGATCGCTCGCCACCACATTATTGTGGTTCCGTTGCAAATCACGATTAATAATGAGGCCTTGCTGGACGGAATTGACATTAGCCGTGCTGATTTTTCAAAGGAGTTACAAGAGTCGGATGTTTTTCCACATACGAGTCAGCCATCGATCGGCCAATTTTTGTCCACCTATGATGAGCTTAGCAAAAAAGGGGACACAGTTATTTCGATCCATTTATCAGAAGTGCTCAGCGGAACTGTCAATGAAGCGCGGTCAGCTGCTTTGCAAACAGCTGCTGATGTAACGGTCATTGATAGTGGTGTCACGGATCGTTCGCTAGGATATCTAGTGCTTAGAGCGGCAGAAATGGCTGAAGCTGGTAAAAGCAAAGAAGAACTGCTGGCTAAATTAGCTATCCAAAAAAAGCAGACACACCTGTTCTGCTTTGTTAATAGTCTTGATTATTTAGTTAAGGGTGGTCGAGCAAGTCGAGCCATTGGTTTTTTCTCTTCTTTGATCAAATTGAAACTAGAATTGATTATGGAAAATGATCAGTTAAAGGTTTTGCATAAATGTCGTGGTCAAGTTAGTTTTCAGAAATTGATCTCTGATATGCTGCAGTCGGTCGTAGCTGAGGCGAAGATCAGTCAGGTTGGATTGTCTTATGTTGACAGCGATGAGGATGTACAGCGGATCGCTCATTTTTTGCATGAACATCGACCGGATATTCACGTCGTCACACGTCTGACCAGCCCAATTATTATGTCGCACGTTGGTCCGCGTGGTTTCGCTTTAATGTATGACGTATAA
- a CDS encoding dihydrofolate reductase family protein, producing MAKLIYAINMSLDGYIEDAQGNLDWSISDDELFAFWTDFQRSINTCLYGRRMYESMVYWETARAESSGHKAAATRKFAQLWQQSRKIVYSRTLQTVSSARTHVERQFDGDVIKKLKASSEADMSIGGAKLAGQAMHAGLVDELHLLVDPIILGGGKAALPSQLEFKLDLLNERRLQSGVVDLHYRMLV from the coding sequence ATGGCCAAACTGATTTACGCGATCAACATGTCTTTGGATGGCTACATTGAAGATGCACAAGGCAATTTGGACTGGTCTATCTCAGATGACGAACTATTTGCATTCTGGACTGATTTTCAGCGGTCGATTAATACCTGCCTATACGGCCGCCGAATGTATGAGTCGATGGTTTACTGGGAAACGGCCAGAGCTGAATCCAGTGGCCATAAGGCAGCAGCCACGCGGAAATTTGCGCAGCTGTGGCAGCAGAGCCGAAAAATCGTGTATTCTCGAACACTGCAGACAGTTTCAAGTGCCAGAACGCATGTTGAACGTCAATTTGATGGTGATGTAATCAAGAAGCTCAAGGCGTCTTCAGAGGCTGACATGTCAATCGGCGGTGCGAAACTTGCTGGACAAGCGATGCATGCAGGACTGGTTGATGAGCTGCATTTATTAGTTGATCCGATTATTTTGGGCGGTGGCAAAGCCGCTTTGCCAAGCCAACTTGAGTTCAAGCTTGACTTGCTTAATGAGCGTCGTCTCCAAAGCGGCGTTGTAGATCTACACTATCGTATGCTTGTCTAA
- a CDS encoding metal ABC transporter solute-binding protein — MNIGGKNNSAQGRAKSSKIKVVASVDFYGEVAKAVLGNKGTVTSVIKNPNIDPHDYQPTSQVAKTVSQADFVLYNGIGYDTWMTKLADNSSKTAKIRVGEDLLNKKNGDNPHLWYQSKTMPKLANYLADRFSKAQPKNKAYFKKNAAKFIKSIKPIQTKLTQLSKNSHNKLVDVSEPVFDYALAELGYKENNTHFAKSVEDSTDPAPKDIKTMQHDMTSGKVAFFVENTQASDKIVKNIVKLAKAHNVPVLKVTETMPRGKNYKQWMLDQLAALAKIQKTSK, encoded by the coding sequence ATGAATATTGGCGGAAAAAATAATTCAGCGCAAGGCAGAGCGAAGTCGTCAAAAATCAAAGTTGTTGCCTCGGTGGATTTTTATGGCGAGGTCGCCAAAGCTGTTTTGGGAAATAAGGGGACAGTCACATCCGTGATTAAAAACCCAAACATTGATCCACACGATTATCAGCCGACTAGCCAAGTGGCTAAGACAGTCAGCCAAGCTGATTTTGTCCTTTACAATGGTATCGGTTATGACACTTGGATGACCAAATTAGCTGATAATTCCAGTAAGACGGCCAAGATTCGTGTTGGTGAGGATCTATTAAATAAGAAGAACGGTGACAATCCACATCTTTGGTATCAATCGAAAACAATGCCGAAATTAGCTAATTATTTAGCTGATCGTTTTAGCAAAGCACAGCCTAAAAACAAAGCTTATTTTAAAAAGAATGCCGCCAAATTTATCAAAAGTATCAAACCAATTCAAACGAAACTGACACAATTAAGTAAAAATAGTCATAATAAACTCGTTGATGTCAGCGAACCGGTCTTCGATTATGCTTTAGCAGAATTAGGATACAAAGAAAACAATACTCATTTTGCCAAGTCAGTCGAGGACAGTACAGACCCGGCACCAAAAGATATTAAGACGATGCAACATGATATGACAAGCGGCAAGGTGGCCTTCTTCGTTGAAAACACTCAGGCTAGCGATAAAATTGTGAAGAATATTGTTAAACTAGCCAAAGCACACAATGTGCCAGTGCTGAAAGTGACTGAGACAATGCCCCGTGGCAAGAATTATAAGCAATGGATGCTTGATCAATTGGCAGCGTTGGCAAAAATTCAGAAGACCAGTAAATAA
- a CDS encoding universal stress protein — MAYKKILVGIDGSAQSDKAFETASALATALSASLSLIWVVNRDRGMDSSFGVSEDFYQDQYHQVKDKLAPYIEKAKKLNIDVTGEALIGNVKLILARDYPAEHGIDLIVLGNTGLNAVEKLVIGSHTSYVIRNSAVDVLIVK, encoded by the coding sequence ATGGCTTATAAGAAAATTTTAGTCGGTATTGATGGTTCAGCTCAATCCGATAAAGCTTTTGAAACAGCAAGTGCTTTAGCAACGGCCTTATCGGCCAGCCTATCGCTCATATGGGTCGTCAATCGTGACCGCGGTATGGATTCTTCCTTCGGCGTCAGTGAAGACTTTTATCAAGACCAGTACCACCAGGTCAAAGATAAGCTAGCTCCCTATATTGAAAAAGCCAAAAAACTCAATATTGACGTGACCGGCGAAGCCTTGATCGGCAATGTCAAACTAATTTTAGCTCGTGATTATCCCGCTGAGCATGGCATTGATTTAATCGTGCTAGGCAACACAGGTTTGAACGCGGTTGAAAAACTCGTTATCGGTTCTCATACCAGCTATGTCATTCGTAATTCAGCAGTTGATGTTTTAATCGTCAAATAA
- a CDS encoding amino acid permease yields the protein MDVFRKKDVNEILKHTSPLKRTLKTWDLTFLGIGAIIGTGIFVLTGKGALTAGPALSLSFLLAAICCGFAGLCYAEFASMAPVAGSAYTYSYIAFGEIIAFIIGWDLILEYALGAATVSVGWSGYFVNLISNLGIHIPTVLTAAIGTTPGVTTYFNLPAFVIVLVITWIISIGITQTKRVNDTMVIVKLFVIILFIVFTVWYIKPHNWQPFSPYGWYSFHGGTAAGIIPAASIVFFSFIGFDSVSSSAEETINPSKTLPRGILISLLISTVLYIIMTLIMTGVVKYTIFAKYLNAPILAVLHATGQTWLSIIVSVGAILGMTTVILVQLYGQSRITYSMSRDGLFPKFFGEVNPKFQTPFKGTWFFGIVTAIAGGLINLNILAELVNIGTLTAFTLVSAGILWMRHTHPELHRGFKAPGVPFTPIVAILFCLTLVAGLNWETWVRFIVWFAIGMLVYFGYAKGHSKLDPKNMANSAPTATDKGAD from the coding sequence ATGGATGTTTTTAGAAAAAAGGACGTCAATGAAATTTTGAAACACACGTCGCCCTTGAAAAGGACTTTGAAAACTTGGGACTTAACCTTCCTAGGTATCGGTGCCATCATCGGTACTGGGATCTTCGTCTTGACTGGTAAAGGCGCATTGACGGCCGGCCCGGCCTTATCGTTGTCATTTCTACTGGCAGCGATTTGTTGCGGTTTTGCTGGTCTCTGTTACGCCGAATTTGCTTCAATGGCACCAGTAGCCGGCTCAGCGTATACCTATTCCTATATTGCTTTTGGTGAGATTATTGCTTTCATCATTGGTTGGGATCTAATTTTGGAATATGCCTTAGGGGCTGCAACCGTCTCTGTCGGCTGGTCAGGCTATTTTGTTAATTTGATCAGCAACTTAGGGATTCACATTCCGACCGTTTTAACCGCTGCAATCGGTACGACACCAGGTGTGACAACTTACTTCAACTTGCCGGCCTTTGTGATCGTGCTTGTCATTACTTGGATCATCTCCATCGGTATTACTCAAACAAAAAGAGTCAACGATACGATGGTGATTGTTAAATTATTCGTGATTATTCTATTTATCGTGTTCACGGTTTGGTATATCAAGCCGCATAATTGGCAGCCATTTTCTCCTTATGGCTGGTATTCTTTCCACGGCGGAACTGCTGCCGGAATTATCCCAGCTGCTTCGATCGTCTTCTTTTCATTTATCGGCTTTGATTCAGTATCTTCTAGTGCTGAGGAAACGATCAACCCTAGTAAGACATTACCACGCGGCATTTTGATCTCATTATTGATCTCGACCGTTTTGTACATTATTATGACCCTGATCATGACTGGTGTCGTTAAGTACACGATCTTTGCAAAATATTTGAATGCACCAATTTTAGCCGTTTTACATGCAACAGGTCAGACTTGGCTGTCTATTATTGTCAGTGTTGGCGCCATACTAGGTATGACGACAGTTATCTTGGTTCAATTATATGGTCAATCTCGAATTACTTATTCTATGTCTCGTGATGGTTTATTTCCGAAATTCTTCGGTGAAGTTAATCCTAAATTTCAAACACCTTTTAAAGGTACTTGGTTTTTCGGCATTGTCACAGCAATCGCTGGTGGCTTGATTAACCTGAATATTTTAGCCGAACTGGTCAATATTGGTACCCTAACGGCCTTTACACTTGTTTCTGCAGGGATTCTTTGGATGCGCCATACCCATCCAGAACTGCATCGTGGTTTTAAAGCTCCCGGCGTTCCCTTTACACCAATCGTCGCAATTCTTTTCTGTTTAACATTAGTAGCCGGATTAAACTGGGAAACATGGGTTAGATTCATCGTCTGGTTCGCGATCGGCATGCTTGTTTACTTCGGTTATGCGAAAGGTCATTCCAAACTCGACCCAAAAAACATGGCAAACAGTGCGCCAACGGCGACTGATAAAGGAGCTGATTAA
- a CDS encoding dihydrolipoyl dehydrogenase family protein, translating to MSTKQYDYDVLYIGSGHGTFDGAIPLAAKGFKVAIVESGLIGGTCPNRGCNAKITLDAPVVLQRQFEDLKGIVDGSLSINWQKNVAHKDEVIGGLPDFISGLLKSVGIDVLSGHGSFQDAHTVLVDGQAKTADKIVLATGLHPHRLNIPGSELAHDSSEFMNLATLPKRLAIIGSGYIALEFATIANAAGAEVTVVTHGDRALRKFDKSFVQIVVDDLQDRGVQFAFNTAVTSFEKADDAFVVKAADGFELASDWVLDATGRIPNIENIGLDKVDVAYNAHGIIVNDHLQTNIDNIYASGDVIDKTQPKLTPTAIFESTYLKQLFAGETTAAIKYPAIPSVVFTSPRLAEVGVSPETAAADPEHYTIESHHIPDDWYRQVGKEKLGDNRLIFDKEHHLVGATEVSAQADDVINTLLPAVEFKFGPAELGRLVYLFPSISSSAFGQL from the coding sequence ATGTCTACTAAACAATATGATTACGATGTTCTTTATATCGGAAGCGGCCACGGTACCTTTGATGGTGCGATTCCGTTGGCTGCCAAGGGATTCAAAGTGGCGATCGTTGAGTCGGGATTAATTGGTGGCACTTGCCCAAACCGCGGCTGTAATGCCAAGATCACACTGGATGCACCTGTTGTTTTGCAGCGCCAATTTGAAGATTTAAAAGGGATCGTTGATGGCAGTCTTTCAATTAATTGGCAGAAAAATGTTGCGCACAAAGATGAGGTTATTGGTGGTTTGCCAGACTTTATTTCAGGACTTCTTAAATCAGTGGGCATCGATGTCCTGAGCGGTCACGGCAGTTTTCAAGATGCTCATACGGTTCTTGTTGATGGCCAAGCTAAAACAGCCGATAAAATTGTCCTCGCAACTGGTTTGCATCCGCATCGTTTAAATATTCCTGGCAGTGAGTTAGCTCATGACAGCAGTGAGTTTATGAATTTAGCGACATTGCCGAAGCGTTTAGCGATTATCGGTTCTGGTTATATTGCGCTGGAATTTGCCACGATAGCGAATGCTGCCGGCGCCGAAGTGACTGTGGTCACACACGGCGATCGTGCTTTGCGCAAGTTTGATAAAAGTTTTGTACAAATAGTGGTCGATGATCTGCAGGATCGCGGTGTTCAATTTGCTTTTAACACGGCTGTCACTTCTTTTGAAAAGGCAGATGATGCCTTTGTTGTCAAGGCTGCTGATGGCTTTGAACTAGCTAGCGACTGGGTCTTAGACGCGACCGGCCGTATTCCAAATATCGAGAATATCGGCTTGGATAAAGTTGATGTTGCCTATAATGCGCACGGCATTATTGTCAACGATCATTTGCAGACGAATATTGACAATATTTATGCTTCTGGGGATGTGATCGATAAGACACAGCCCAAGCTGACGCCGACTGCCATTTTTGAGTCGACTTATTTGAAGCAGCTGTTTGCTGGCGAAACAACTGCAGCGATCAAGTATCCAGCGATCCCATCAGTTGTTTTCACATCGCCCAGATTAGCTGAAGTCGGTGTGAGTCCTGAAACAGCTGCGGCTGATCCCGAGCATTATACGATCGAAAGCCATCATATCCCTGATGATTGGTATCGCCAGGTCGGCAAAGAAAAGTTAGGTGATAATCGTTTGATTTTTGATAAGGAACATCATTTAGTTGGTGCTACAGAAGTGAGTGCGCAGGCTGATGATGTGATCAATACCTTGCTGCCAGCGGTTGAATTTAAGTTCGGTCCGGCTGAATTGGGTCGCTTGGTTTACTTGTTCCCATCAATTTCATCCTCGGCTTTCGGCCAATTATAA
- a CDS encoding metal ABC transporter permease: MFALEFMRNAYVAGTLVALVCGLVGVFAMARRLSFLTHTLSEIGFSGASFAIWIGVAPLNGMLFFTLLSAIFTGKLNKRKEQSDAVTSAVSALFMGLGVLFLSLSNKNSSYATNILFGSIVGIDQAEVSQILLLAIAVLAAMLLLYRRLKFTSFDPEGASIIYKHENFLSILFLIILALSVSISAQIVGSLLVFVLITLPAASSQNFCRSVSGQIAASMTLALLGTWTGLYLSYVTNWPVTFFISSFETAAFLLSLLGKRLMFRA, from the coding sequence ATGTTTGCTTTAGAATTTATGCGGAATGCATACGTGGCCGGAACTTTGGTCGCGCTGGTCTGTGGACTCGTTGGTGTCTTTGCGATGGCTAGGCGCCTCTCTTTTTTAACCCATACACTCTCTGAAATTGGCTTTTCTGGTGCTTCATTTGCGATCTGGATCGGCGTCGCACCATTAAACGGTATGCTTTTTTTTACTTTACTGAGCGCAATTTTTACCGGAAAATTGAATAAAAGAAAGGAACAGAGTGATGCAGTTACTAGCGCTGTTTCGGCTTTATTTATGGGTCTTGGGGTCTTATTTCTGTCATTATCGAATAAAAATTCTTCTTATGCGACGAATATTTTATTTGGCAGCATTGTCGGTATTGATCAAGCTGAAGTTAGTCAGATTTTACTTCTTGCGATAGCGGTTTTGGCAGCCATGCTGCTTCTTTATCGTCGGTTGAAATTTACTTCATTTGATCCTGAAGGTGCCAGCATCATTTACAAACATGAAAATTTTTTATCTATTTTATTTTTGATTATTTTAGCTCTGTCTGTCAGCATTTCTGCTCAAATTGTTGGATCCCTGCTTGTCTTTGTTTTAATTACATTGCCCGCAGCCAGTTCGCAAAACTTCTGTCGTTCTGTCTCTGGACAGATCGCAGCAAGTATGACTTTGGCTTTGTTGGGAACTTGGACCGGTCTTTACTTAAGCTATGTGACCAATTGGCCGGTCACTTTCTTTATTTCGTCATTTGAGACAGCGGCCTTTCTGCTCTCGTTATTGGGGAAACGTCTAATGTTTCGAGCCTGA